The segment GCCTTGCTGCCCGGGGACACCCTTCCCTGCACAACCTCACGCCCGGACAACACCACGGCCTCCAAGGTAGGAGagaccccccccacacacaccccccccatTCCTGCAGTGAGTTTGTGGGTGCTCTGCCTCAGGAAACAGGAAACCCTGCTttgccctccccccccccaaccctccCAGCACATCTGCCAAGTTGTCCTCAGCAAAACATCTGGAACAAATGGGaaacttgggggggggggggggtcccaaAATGCCTCGACTTACCTGCTTTTCTCATGGTCCCCCAGTAAGTTCCACAGACAACCTCGAAACATGGGGCTCGGGGAggggcagtggggcagggctggttGGGTACTTTTCAGTGCAAATCCTCCCCTCTCTGCACAGGGGCACCTGCACCCAATGCCAGGCACCGTTTCCCAatccccctttttcttttcctctccccccgTGTGTTTGCTCAGGTTTTGTTTGGTCATTCCAGCGCGGTGCAAGAGGGAGAACTAGCAGAGCACCAGAGGTCAAAAATTACAACTTTGCCCCCCGGGAGGGTGGAAATCTCTTCCTCAAAGCTCCCCCTGCGGATCCTGCAGCTCTCATTGCCCTGCCCCTCTCTCCTCACAGCTCCTGGGGACATGGCTCTACGTGGCCGGGGCtgcccagttccctcagcacctcctggagatgctgctcaTCGACCATGGCTACCTCCTCGTGGAGCCCCACGttggggagcaggagctgctcctcacTCAGCACGTGGGCATGTAAGAGGCAACCTTTGGGTCTCTGCCCCAACCCATCCCCTGGGGTCTTCCTTCCCTAATCCATCTCTTCAGGTCTCTGCCCACCCATCTCCTCCCACCTGCTGTGGCTGTTTCAACACGATATACAAGCACAGTTTCAGACTGGTTTTCCCAAGGAGAGGGTCTCTCCTGGCTGCTCcatcctggtctagtgggaggtgtccctgtgcaagcaggagggttggaattAGACGttccttaaggtcccttccaacccaaacctttccatgattctatgatccccTCTGTTCTTCACCCCTTCTTTAGTTCATTTATTTCAacaccccaccccccacccccctcagGTTTAGGCAAATTTTGCAGGGTCTTGCAGGCATCAGTCCCTGCAGATGCAGACAACACAGGACACAAGCAAGGAGAAGAcctctccagaggaggagaccTTTCCAGAGGTCCCTGTGCCCCAGCTGCTAACTCTGGTGGGCACTGAAACCAGTTTCCTCCCCGGGCTCAGATTTTTCTgtgccagcacaggcagctctttGCAGCTTCTGTTTCCTTGGGGTGGAAAACATCTCAGCACCAGGGAGCTGGGGGCAAAGGCAAGGAGGTGAAGGTCAGACAAAGGCAGGGGAGAAAAGGTGTGTGGGCAGTTaatcctgcagcagagcctgcacgGTTGGGATCCCACCCCATGCCGAGCATGTTCCTCGTgtggtcccagcaccagggctgggctgtTGCTGGTCCTTTCCACCCTGTGGTCAGAGTCTCCACTCTATTTCCCCACCTCaaccctttcctttctctctccagacaggaccagtgtctcaccaacaACTCCACCTACTTGGAAATCATGGCTGGTAACACCACGCTGGTGAGGCACGGTGAGCAGCACCGGCGGGCACAGCCACGGGGGTGATCACTGACTCTGAGACACACAAAGGGGCACATTTTACACCATCTGACACATTTTATTCCTGGGTGGCTTTATCCCTTTGAAGCCTTGGTGGACCCCAAACAATTTCCCAGGGCATGGGGGTGGTCCCTGGGTCTAAACCTCACAAAGTGACGCAGTGCCAGGGGCAAGGAGCAAAGGAAGGAGACGGCCACATTTGTCAAGTTATTTCCCAGTCCctcagggaaaggaggggaacaTTTGTGGCAGGTTTCAGCAAGTTAATGAAGCTTCGTGTTCTGAAAtatcttcctcctcagggaggaaATGGGGTGAGTCATTTGGGGTGGGAATTGCAACCTCCTGAGATACTGTTTGCATGGACCAGGCAGGTCAGCATTGCTGTGAGCAGGGGACAGTGTCTCCCCGTTTTTACAGCCCACCAGGCTGTAGGGTCAGGAATTCAGGGCAGTTCATCACTGCTGTAGCACTGGGAATCTAAATATCATGGCTAATCCCAACCCCTATTCTGTTCTCTCAAAGCCAAGACCCAGCAAACCATGGGGACCCTGATGAGCCTCAGCTCTGAAGACATTTTACTCATCCAGTACCAACTGCAGAGGGAAAGAACATACTTGGGGCTGTATCTCTATGGTATGCACACTTCATCCTAAAGTAAAGTCACCATGggacagaaaacacacacacaaaatgacCAGCTAAAACCATGCAGCAACTTTGTGTCACCAGCAGCCACTGGTTTTCCTGAGACTGGCACTCCAGGAGTCACAGGAGTTTTTACAAACCCCATGAAAACCTCAATCTCTTGGCAGAGCAGTAAGAGCAAGTTAAAGGCCAAACCCACTTATGCCATAAATATACAAAGAACAGGAAGCAACTACAATTCAGCATTGATATCACCATCAAAATCTCCACGTTTTTCAAGCcaaccatgatttttttttggtacttaCCTCCCAGGACAGGGTAACGTGGCtttgcagcaccagcacaggcaaAGCTGATCAGATCTACTCACAGTTCCATGAAGCAGCTTTTCAGGCCTTGATaaggtttccccagagctgcaagGAAATTGTTGAAAAGAGTTCAAAGACACACATAGAAAATGGCATCAGTCCCTCCCAATGCCTCACGAATATCAGTGTCCTGTGACCCCTGAGAGACGACAAGACCATGGTTGATGGGGAGGGGGGTTACAAAAAGTGATGTCTGAGGTTGGTTCTGTTCAGGCTCATTGGCCACGGGGAAGAGACCCCAGCAGAGACCAGCTCCACAGGCAGCACTGGTGGGAGAGGGGatcagggcagggatggggcaccaaGGGACATCCTGAGGCCATTGGTTCATAATAAATGCCTGGAAAAATGCATCTCCTTTCCCAGCCCGGAACCAGAGCgtgagcccagcccagcaggaagAGTTTGAGAGCCAGGTCCAGTGCCTGGGGCTGAGCAAGAAGGAGATCGTGTACGCGCCGTGGAAAAGGGTACgtggctgctggtgggtggggggcagcagagcccccaCCCCAGGCAGGGGCCAAGACCCTGGGCTGTAGCTCCTGCCACCACACTGGAGTCTCCAAGAATTTTCAAGACGGTGGAAATTATTCAAGAGACTAATTAAACACAGGCTTGCTATGGCAGTGACAGGGGCTTAAAAAAGAACATCCACACACACAGATgtgtgaccccccccccccccaagcaaAGCCCTGCACCCCAGTGTCACAAACTGGCAACTACCTGCCTCCCTCTGCCGGTGGGAGATGGCTGAAGCATGGGATTTTTGCCCTGAAATCCCTCATTTTGCCCTGAAATCCCTCATTTTGCTCCCCTGTCAGAGCGGGACAACATGTTTTTCACATAACAAGGAGAAGAAAGCCCACTCCTTTCTTCAGTAAACTCTCTCCTGTTTGCTGCACTGGCAGTTCCACTCACCCCGTTGTTGTTGCATTGGAAGGAGCTGTGTCAAGTGAAGGAAGTGGAAGAAGGAAACAGCCCAGGCCTGGAGCCCATGGCCACGGTCACAGCATCACCTCCTCCAGTACCCACCAGCCCAGGTAACTAACCCCACCTTGGGCAATAAAGGTCTTGCTCAACTTCCCTGTGTTTTGTTGTGAGGTGGTGGAACTCGGAAGGGGTCAGAAGTGGGGCTTCCAAAAAGGATCTGAACACCTGAGTCACCTTGAGAGCCTTTCAACCAGGAGCTGGAAACATGCAGCCTTAAGCAATGAGGGACACAAGGTGACACCCGGGAGTGTTTTGCTGGTCCCCTCAGCTTCACACCAAGCTCTACTGAAGCAGTAAGAACAGCTAACCAGAAGAGGGCAACCCGTAACTATTTTAAAGGAGCGTGCCAACCATCTGATGAGTAACTGGCATATCTAGAAGGCCAGAAACTTACCTTTAACTGGACAGTTTGTCCTCTCCCACAGTACAGTCTGAGAGGAAGAGGGGGTTTCGCTGGAAGTAACCACCCACTTCTCTTGGCAGCAGCTTAAGTAACCCAAGCTGGGGCAGATGTTCTGCCCAAACCCCTTGGACCAGGCCAGAGCTCCCTGATAATATTAATCCAGAGGAATATATGACAACATTGAAGAATGCTCCTCGGGCCAGAAAGGGAGGGGATGCTAACCCAAGTCAGGCTGGTTTTTTGCTTCCTCAGAGATAAGGGAACACATTTCCTTATTTCCCAGTAAGCTCAGCACCCTGGAGGCAGAAGGGTTTGAGTGCCAAGATTGCTGTTGCTCCCCATGCCTCCTGTacccccctgcacccctggggCACCCCACACATCCCTCATCCCAGCACTGTCACTGGGCTTGGGAACATGAGGGGGGGAGTTGAAAAGAGGCTGCTTTTGCTGTGTGTCTGGAGAGTAATTCAGCCTCAGCTCTTAACCCTAGTAATTAAGCACTGAAAATATCTCTTTTCCTtataaaggaggaaaagcagggaagctggagggagcactgggaagagcagccctgctcctccctctgcagcaccagggtGCCCTGCCCCTGCACAGCACCCTTCACTGGGCAGGGTTTCAAGCACGGAGCCTTTGGCCTGATGCCTGCAGTACAAATGACTTTTACAAGTGCAGCCAATTCCCTCCTGGTCTCAGGACACAGGAGCCTGGCCAGCCCTTACATCAGAAACATCTTGATGTGACCCTCCACCCTGGAGAGCACATCAGCAAAAGGACAGGCgagggcagaggagggagaggggatgcTGCCAACCCTgagtgctgcagcccagaaagcatgGCTCAGTGCTTCAGCTGAcactgctgggaagcaggggCTCAGATTACCAAGGACTCAAGACTTTATGAGTAGATTTATAGCTGAATAAAAGCCTGGAATTACAGGCAGAGACACAAGGAACCAATAAACCCAGTCTGGTCACCACAGCATATTTTGTTAACCAAACCAGAGGCCACTTGCACAACCAGCTATGGGTCTTGAATGACCATGAAAGGATAGCTCCCAGTTGGGCTTTTATTGAAGGAAAAACTGTAcagtttctcttctgaaaaccTTGCGAGTCAGGCTCCTTCAAGGGCATAACTGAACTACAGAGTTTCCAGCTTTTCTGGGAAACTCACTTCTCTGAACAGTTATGGATACTACAGATCAGCTGAGTCCAGCAACACGGAGGGACAACACTCAGGGTCTGAACATCCCCAACGCGTCAGCCTTGATCTCAGGTTTGCTGACTTTGACTTGAAGAAGAATCTTGTTCTCCCAGTTCCTCATAGTGAAAATCCTTCCCAGCTTCAGCATCCTTGATAAGAATCATCCCAGGAAGAGCCTGGTGCTGAACAGCACCAACAAACCACATCAAGAGGTGCAGACACGTGGTAGCTCTTTGACAGGCCTTTATTAGCAGACTGTTCCCTACATGAAGAATCCGAGTTAAATTTGCATTATAACAATTTGTGGTTACAGCTACAAAGATGGTTGTCattttgcattgatttttgCATTCTGATATTCATATTACCATTAGGCCACACTGGTAGGAAGGAGACACTGCAGAGTTTGTGACAGGTCTCAAGAAGAgagggggtggaaaaaaaaaaaagaatcatatCGCTCATCCAGATTAGATTTCCACAAGGCTAACTACTGCCAGCACTGGATAGCCAAGGCAGAGCTTCACCTGGACTATCCAGAAATCTGtcagcaaaaaaagcagctgctgagtgCTCACAAATCCTTTTCTGATTTCTCACACACTTCTC is part of the Apus apus isolate bApuApu2 chromosome 19, bApuApu2.pri.cur, whole genome shotgun sequence genome and harbors:
- the LOC127392431 gene encoding alpha-1-acid glycoprotein 1-like isoform X1; translated protein: MAVVATILSLVALLPGDTLPCTTSRPDNTTASKLLGTWLYVAGAAQFPQHLLEMLLIDHGYLLVEPHVGEQELLLTQHVGIQDQCLTNNSTYLEIMAGNTTLVRHAKTQQTMGTLMSLSSEDILLIQYQLQRERTYLGLYLYARNQSVSPAQQEEFESQVQCLGLSKKEIVYAPWKRELCQVKEVEEGNSPGLEPMATVTASPPPVPTSPGN
- the LOC127392431 gene encoding alpha-1-acid glycoprotein-like isoform X2; its protein translation is MAVVATILSLVALLPGDTLPCTTSRPDNTTASKLLGTWLYVAGAAQFPQHLLEMLLIDHGYLLVEPHVGEQELLLTQHVGIQDQCLTNNSTYLEIMAGNTTLVRHAKTQQTMGTLMSLSSEDILLIQYQLQRERTYLGLYLYARNQSVSPAQQEEFESQVQCLGLSKKEIVYAPWKRSGTTCFSHNKEKKAHSFLQ